DNA sequence from the Leptospirillum ferrooxidans C2-3 genome:
AAAAAGAACGAAGGATGCAAGGATCGACAATCCCCCGGGAGCGGCGATCATCGCGGCGGAGACAGCGCCCCGGATCGGGGCCCAGGCGGCGTTCACCCCCTGGTGTGTCCAGTCGCCGGTATGGGCAGCGGTGTGCATGGCCTGAACGAGGTGATAGCCGTATGTAAGGGACAGGAGAAAAAGCGCCAGAATCGAGACCATCCCGGCCACGATGGAAAGAACCGAAGGAATGTTGGCCAGGATGTTGGATCCCGAAACGAAAGCTCCCAATGGAGAGGACGAACAGGTGTTCTGTCCCGCCGAAGATCCGAAAAGGGAATAGAGGACGCAAGAGGCCAAGGACCCGGGTGCCGAATTGACGAAGGAGGGAATGGCGAATCCGGCCAGCATGCTGTTTTTGATTCTTTCGAGGTCCACCTCAAGGGGCCACTTTTGCCACGGGAGCCTACGGGGAAGATCATCGAGACACCAGTTCCAGAGAATGATCGGATAACAGATGGCGGCGATTCCGGAAACCCCATCGATCAAATACAGCCAGGTTGGAAGACCGATCGTCTCCTCCATGGAGACTGTCTCCGCCAGCATGGCGAAGCCTCCGACGAGAGGAGGGAAGACACAGTGCCAGAAGATTTTCTTGAGAGTCGTCTTGTGTGGGCGTACCAAGCGGTTCTCATCCCGGAAGCGCTGGAAATCGGCAAAGGCGGTAGACATGAGCGCGGCGTAGCGGGTGGAGTATTGGAGCGGGATGACGCACGTCAATTTAAAGGCCCAGGCGATACGCCCAAACCCGTCAAAGACATGTCGGGCGAGGGAGGCCCAATAACGCCTGGCCCCGAGAAATCCTTTCCAGCCTCCTCCGGAGATCCACATCCAGATCCGGCTTTTTCGCCAGTCGGTAGAGCGGGAAAGGGCATTTTCCGTTCCGGAAAGGGAAGGGAGCTTCTCTTGAGCAGGTGAACCCCACCCTTGGGGATGTTTGGCCGGAGGGATAGCCGCCAGGTCCTGATCCTGCCCTGGGGGAAGACCTGGGAGAGCCGGCTGCCGGAAGTCGATAGCCCGTTTTCCCGCCCGCATGATCGCGCGTCCGGAGGCTTTGACAATGCCCTTTCCCAAGTCCCCTAGGGACTTTGCGATTCCATCCCGATCCAGCTTCTTTAGAAAAAGAACCCTGAAGTTTGTTCTTTCCGTCTTTTTACTGTTCATGCGTTCCTCCGTTTAATTAAAATGTTATCTCACTATACCATATATAAAAATAAAGAAAAAAGTATGATTATCAGGATATTCCTGTGCTATGATGGGCAAAAAAATGGGGGGGAGAATGTATATGACGACAGAGAAGGGTATTGAAGAAGACCTGATCTCAAAGCTTCAGGGTCTCAAATATACCTTTCGTCCTGAAATTCGCAATCGATCGTCCCTCGAATCCAACTTTCGGACCAAGTTCGAGGCATTGAACCGCGTCAATCTGACGGATGACGAGTTTGCACGCCTGCTCGACGAAATTACCAGTCCCGATGTTTTCATTTCCGCCCAGCGGCTGCGTTCGATGAACTCCTTCGACCGAGACGACGGAACCCCACTCAACTACACGTTGGTCAATATTCGCGATTGGTGCAAAAATGACTACGAGGTAGTCAACCAATTGCGGGTCAATACCCATTCGAGTCACCACCGCTACGATGTCATCCTGCTCATCAACGGCGTGCCTGTAGTGCAAATCGAACTCAAGTCCCTTTCCGTCACTCCCCGCCGGGCCATGCAACAGATCGTCAATTACAAGAACGACCCTGGCAATGGCTACGGCAGTACGCTCTTGTCATTTATCCAGCTCTTCATTGTCAGCAATCAAACCAACACCTCGTATTTTGCCAACAACAATGCCCGACACTTTTCCTTCAATGCCGAAGAGCGCTTTTTGCCAGTCTATAAATTCGCCGCCGAAGACAACAGAAAGATTGACAGCCTTGATAAATTCGCCGAGAAGTTCCTTTCCAAATGCTTTCTTGGCGAGATGATCAGCCGGTATATGGTGCTGGTGGCAAGCGAGCAAAAACTCTTGATGATGCGGCCTTACCAGATCTATGCGGTGAAGGCGATTGTCGATTGCATTCACCAGCGTTGTGGCAATGGCTACATTTGGCATACAACTGGGTCCGGCAAGACGTTGACCTCATTTAAAGCCTCCACTCTTCTCAAGGACAACCCTGATATCGATAAATGCCTTTTTGTGGTCGATCGAAAGGACCTCGACCGACAGACCCGAGAGGAGTTTAACCGATTCCAGGAAGGCTGCGTCGAAGAAAACACCAATACTGAGACCTTGGTATCGAGGCTACTCTCGGACGACTACGCCGACAAGGTCATCGTCACCACCATCCAGAAACTGGGCCTGGCACTGGAAGGATCAAACAAACGCAACTACCGCGAACGCCTGTCCCCTTTGCGGAGCAAACGTATGGTCTTCATCTTCGACGAATGCCACCGCTCCCAATTCGGCGACAACCACAAAGCGATAAAAGAATTTTTCCCGAACGCTCAGCTCTTTGGGTTTACCGGCACGCCCATTTTCGAGGCCAACGCCAGTACCCAACAGGTCGATGGCGACCAAGCGCGATTGCGCACCACCAACGATCTCTTTCAACGTTGTCTCCACCAGTACACCATCACGCACGCCATTGATGACGAGAACGTCTTGCGTTTTCACGTCGATTATTACAAACCGGAAGGGAAAAACCCGCCCCAACCCGGTCAGGCGATGGCTAAGGAAAAGATTCTCGAAACTATCCTTTCAAAACACGACACCGCCACCAATAGCCGCAAGTTCAACGCTCTCCTAGCCACTCAATCGATTAACGACGCCATCGAATACTTCGAGCTTTTTCAGCGTCTTCAGTCCGCCAAGATCATAGAAGACTCGAACTTTATTCCGCTCAACATCGCCTGCGTCTTTTCTCCTCCGGCCAACGGAAACAAAGACATCTTGCAGATCCAGGAAGCCCTTCCCCAAGAAAAGGAAGACAATCAGGAAGATCCCGAGGGCAAGAAGGCGGCCCTGGAGCGAATCATCGCCGACTATAATGTCCGCTATGGAACCAACCACCGCATGAGCGACTTTGACCTCTACTACCAGGATGTTCAAAAGCGGATCAAGGATCAGCAATTCCCCAATTTAGACCTGCCCCATAGTCAAAAGATCGACATCACCATCGTCGTGGACATGCTGCTTACCGGTTTCGACTCCAAATACCTGAACACCCTCTATGTGGACAAGAATCTCAAATACCATGGTTTGATCCAGGCGTTTTCCCGAACGAACCGCATGCTGAACGACAGCAAACCCTATGGGAATATCCTCGATTTTCGCCGCCAGCAAAATCTGGTGGAAGAAGCCATTGCCCTGTTCTCCGGAGAGAAGGTTAACAATCCGCGCGAGATCTGGTTGGTGGACCCGGCTCCCAAAGTCGTGGAGAAGTTGCAGACCGCGACCAAGCAACTAGAGACCTTCATGCAGTCGCAGGGACTCACTTTTACACCGGAAGACGTTCCCAACCTGAAAGGGGATGCCGCCCGTAGTCAGTTCATCGAGCTCTTTAAAGAAGTGCAGCGCATGACCGCCAAGGTCGACCAGTACACCGACCTGACCAACGAGCAGATAGCGACGATTTCCCGCATCACTCCTCCTGATATGTTACAGGGCTTCCGCTCCCAGTATCTCGAAACTGCCCGCCAACTCAAGGAGAAACAGGACAAAGGCAACGCCAATCCCAAAGTGAACGAGATCGACTTTAAGTTTGTGCTCTTTGCCTCGGCGGTGATCGACTATGACTACATCATGAATCTCATCGCGCGCCTCACCCAACAGAAACCGGGCAAGCAAACGATGACCCGCGAACAGTTGATTGGGCTCATCCAGTCTGATTCCAAGTTTCTCGACGACCGTGACGATCTTGCCGATTACATTCGCAGTCTGCCCGTGGCGCAGGCACTGGATGAAAACCAGATCCGGGAAGGATTCGATCGATTCAAGGCGGAAAAGAAAGCGGAGGTTCTGTCAGACTTGGCGATCCAGCACGGCTTGGATTCACAAGCGCTGCAAGATTTTATTGACGAGGTGCTTCGCCGGCGCATCTTCGACGGGGAGCGGCTGAGCGAGCTGTTCGCTCCACAAAATCTCGGGTGGAAATCCCGAATACAGAAAGAACTGGCCCTTATGGAGGAACTTGCCCCTTTACTCCGAAAACTCGCTCATGGGCGAGAGATCTCCGGATTGGAGGCATATGAGCAGTAAGGATGACAAAATGAAACGTCCACTCGTTCCACGACTACGGTTTCCGGAGTTTCGGGAGGCGGAGGAGTGGCAATCTCCTTCCTTGGGGGAAATTTCAGAACCTGTCGAAGAACGAGTGGGAGATCAACAACTCACGCCCGTTAGTATTTCCGCAGGGATTGGGTTCGTGCCTCAATATCAGAAATTCGGACGTGATATTTCCGGAAACCAATATCAGCTGTACACCGTGGTTAGAGATGGTAACTTTGTTTACAACAAAGGGAATTCTCTCAAATATCCCCAAGGCTGCGTTTACGATCTTCAGGGCTGGGGTGAAGTCGCGGCTCCCAATGTCTTTATCTGCTTTCAACTGAAAGATGGATTTGAGAACAGTTTCTTTCGGCAGTGCTTTGAGAAGAACGCGCATGGCATTCAACTCAGAAAGCACATCACAAGTGGTGCAAGGAGTAATGGACTTCTAAATATCAGCAAGAAAGATTTTTACGATATCAGAATTCCGACACCAGAACATGCCGAACAACAAAAAATCGCGGACTGCCTCTCCTCCCTCGATGAGATGATCACTCTGGAGGCCAAAAAACTAGAGGCCCTCAAGACTCACAAAAAAGGGTTAATGCAACAGCTCTTCCCTCGTGCGGGGGAAACCGTTCCACGACTAAGGTTTCCGGAGTTTCGGGAGGCGGGGGAGTGGGAAGAGAAAACAATATCAGAAATCGGCGAATTGTTGGGCGGTCTGAGCGCCAAATCTGCCGAGGATTTTGGCCAAGGATCACCGTTTGTTACTTATCGCCAGATATTTAACAGTACATACATTGATATGAAAGAGTGCAGACGAGTTAGAGTCGAGAAAAATGAGACACAAAACAAGTTACAGCAAGGGGATATTTTATTTACAGCATCGTCAGAAACTCCAGATGAAGTTGGCGTTGCTTCCGTTATTCTCGCTGAACCAGAAGTAGAGACTTACCTAAATAGTTTTTGCTTCGCTCTTCGAGCTTATAATTACAATAGTCTGAATGGTCAGTTCTCGCGGTATCTTTTTCATAGTCCTAGCTACCGCAAATCTGTTACTGATATCGCTCAAGGGAGCACTCGATTCAACATTTCCAAGTCCACTTTTAGGCAGATTCGTATTGCCATTACCAAAGATAAAAAGGAACAACAAAAAATCGCCGATTCCCTCTCCTCTCTCGATGACCTGATCACTCTGGAGACCAAAAAACTCGAGGCCCTCAAGACTCACAAGAAAGGGTTGATGCAGCAGCTCTTTCCGGTACTGGAAGATGAAGAATGAAAGAGTCCCAGCCCTTCAATGACCTGTCTGCGCTGGCGAAGGATCTACGGCAGGAGTTGGAAAAAAAGAAGATCATTCTTCTCTATGCCTACAACGGTACGGGCAAAACGCGGCTGTCCATGGCCTTCAAGGATCTTGGCAAGAAAACAAATGATGATGACGAAACCATCGATCGTGACACGCTCTACTTCAATGCCTTCACCGAGGATCTTTTCCAATGGGATAACGATCTCGATGGCGACAGTGACCGCCAGCTAGTGCTCAATGCGGCGTCGTACTTTTTTGCAGGTCTCGCCGAGTTGGAAATGGAGACCCGAATCCGTCCTCTGCTGGAACGCTATGCGGATTTTGACTTCTCCATCGATACGGAAAAATGGGAGGTATTCTTCTCGCGAAGGGTGGACGGGCAGATTCTCAACAACATCAAGGTCTCGCGCGGCGAAGAGAACATTTTCGTCTGGTGCTTCTTTCTTGCCATCGCCCAGTTGGCGATGGACCCTGAGATAGAGGCTTATCGCTGGGTAAAATATCTCTACATCGATGATCCCATTTCATCGTTAGATGAGCAGAACGCCATTGGAGTGGCGAACCACCTCGCACAACTGCTCAAGCACGAAAACAGCCACCTCAAGACCGTCATCTCAACGCATCACACCCTATTTTTCAATGTGCTGAGCAACGAGCTGAAAAATGCTCGAAAGTATTTCCTCCAAAAGCCGGCAACCAGTAGCAACTACATCCTTCGGGAGGAGACGAGCGATACGCCTTTTTTTCACCATGTTGCGGCCTTAACAGAGTTGTATCAGGCCGCACAGGAAGACCGGTTATTTACCCACCATTTCAATATGCTACGCGTCATTCTAGAGAAGACTGCCAGTTTCCATGGCCACAAGAACTTTTCGGCTTGCATCAAGAAGCAAGACGATGACCAGGACGGGATTCTGCATGCCCGCCTGATCAATATCCTGAGCCACGGCAATTATTCCCTCTACGAACCCAAGCAAATGCTGGAGGAAAATAAACAGCATTTTAGGAAGATCCTGTATGATTTCCTAAACCGCTATCCCTTCAATCCAGACTTTTTTCCTAAAGCCTCTGAGGAAACAGACACATTATGACCGACATCGAAAGGCAACAACTGGGCAAGACCCTTTGGAACATCGCCGACCAACTAAGGGGAGCGATGAATGCGGATGACTTCCGGGATTACATGCTGGCGTTCCTCTTCCTTCGATACCTCTCCGACAACTACGAAGAAGCGGCGAGCAAGGAACTGGGGCCTGACTATCCCTCCTTGTCGTCTGGCGACCGGCGCGCCCCTCTTGCGGTGTGGTATGAACAGAACCACAACGATACCCCTAAATTTGAAACACAAATGCGACGCAAGGTGCATTACGTCATTCGCCCGGAATACCTCTGGTCAAGCATGGCGGAAATGGCGCGCACCCAGAGCGGGGAGCTTCTGAATACGCTTCAGAAGGGGTTCAATTATATTGAAAACGAATCCTTTAACAGCACCTTTCATGGGCTGTTTTCAGAGATCGGTCTAACCTCGGATAAACTGGGAAAAACCTATCCGGAACGCAATGCAAAACTGTGCAAGATCATTAGTGAGATCGCCAAGGGACTCTCCGAGTTTTCCACCGACAGCGACACATTGGGGGATGCCTATGAGTACCTGATCGGCCAGTTCGCCGCAGGCTCCGGAAAGAAGGCGGGCGAGTTTTATACCCCCCAACAGATTTCCAGCATCCTGTCGGGCATTGTCACGCTGGACAGTCAGGATCCCTCCACCGGGAAAAGGAATCATCTGGAGAGCGTACTCGATTTTGCCTGCGGTTCGGGATCGCTGCTCCTGAACGTGCGCCATCGTATGGGACCGCATGGGATCGGCAAGATCTACGGACAAGAGAAGAACATCACCACCTACAACCTGGCCCGGATGAACATGCTGCTACACGGGGTGAAGGATTCTGAATTCGAAATCTTCCACGGTGACACGCTGACCAATGAGTGGGACTTCTTGCGTGAGACCAACCCGGCCAAGGTACCGAAATTTGATGCGGTGGTGGCCAATCCGCCCTTTAGCTACCACTGGGATGTTACTGATGCAGTGGGTGATGATGTTCGCTTCAAGAACTATGGCCTAGCCCCAAAATCTGCCGCTGACTTTGCTTTCTTGCTCCATGGGTTTCATTTTCTGAAGCCCGATGGCGTCATGGCCATCATCCTCCCGCATGGAGTGCTGTTCCGAGGAGGTGCCGAAGCGCGTATTCGGACCAAACTGCTGAAAGACGGCAATATCGACAGCATTATCGGGCTTCCGGCCAACCTCTTTTACTCCACCGGAATCCCGGTGTGCATCCTGGTACTAAAGAAATGCAAGAAGCCGGATGATGTTCTGTTCATCAATGCCGCAGACCACTACGAAAAAGGCAAGCGCCAGAACCGGCTAAGACCTGAAGATATTGACAAGATTCTCGAGACATATCAGAAGAGGACCGAAGAGGCGCGGTATTCGAGACGGGTCTCAATGGAAGAGATTGAGGGAAACGATTTCAATCTCAACATCTCCCGTTATGTCAGCACGGCGCAGGAAGAGGAAGGGATCGACCTGGGGGCGGTCAATTCAGAATTGATTTCTCTTGAAAAGAAAATCGAGGCGGCAGCCAGACGACATAACGAGTTTCTCAAAGAACTGGGGTTGCCATTGTTGCCGTGAGAGGGAATCCCGGAGGATCTCCGCCTAAAAGAGATTTATCATTAAAATGAATAGGGGGTTCATATTATGAGGAAAGCCAAAGACAGGAATATTAGTATAAGTATTATTAATATTGCTGTTTCCCCTCCACATGAAGCGAGCCGATATGTTCAACTCATGCAGGATGCACTTGAATTAAAAAATCCAGTGAATCTCAAAGGGGATTGGGTTGGAATGATAGGTGTCATAGCGGCAGAAGAGGAACGCACAGAAAATAGTGTAAGGTTCCTTTGTGGAAAATTTTATAAATACATAGACCTCATCTCAACAAAAAAATGGTTTAACATTAAAGAGTTCAAGCCTGCTCAGAAAAATGAAATCGAATCTATTCAAATCCCAGATGAACTAAAACCGCATTTTCAAGAATCTTTTTTTGTTTTTTTAATTGAGCATCATCGCTTATTTTTTATCACAAAGAATGGTCAAAACTCATTTTCTCCTTTTCAAGCAAATAAAGTCCTTTCCAGTGTGTTTTCTAGACCAGAAATTTTAACAAAATATGAAAATGTTAGTATTACAGTGGAGCCAGCCCGTGAATCCTTAGATAATATTTTGACGTTACCTCAGTTACACACTTTGAAAATTGAAATTACTCCTCCCAATCCAGACGACCTTGGTGAAGATGAAAAAGAAATCTTCGGCAGAATGCATGATCAAAATGCAAGGTCCTACAGTGTGGAGCTTTCTGCTGCTACCAAAAACGGGTTAATACCAGATGAAAAAACAAGAAAAATTGCTAAGGTCGCACAATCCAATGGGATGGTTACGGGAATTGGAGGAGAATATGGGAACACAAATACTTTATCTACATCGCAACACCCTTACTATGCAAAAACATCTTTCAATCCTGAACACGAAAATATATTTAATGTATTAGTAAAAAAAGCAATAGATATATGGAGTAACATAAATAGCAAGGAATAAAACTGGTGTTTAATAAAATATTTGCTAATTACAAGAACTTGTTTGATATAGTGCATAGGTATTGGAGTGCATACGGAGGCTTCCGTGCTTTCCTAAGTTCCCCGTATTTCCATGCCTCATTAGGAATGTCCTTATTGTTGAAGCATTATTGGATGGAGAAGCCTTGGTGGGAAACCACACTTTCTGTACTTCCTAGCGTTCTTGGTTTTACCTTGGCAGGCTTTACTATTTGGCTCGGATTTGGTGATGAGAAATTTCGATTAAGACTCATGGTGGGTAAGGATAAAAGAAGCCATTATATGAGCGTATGTGCAACATTTGCTCACTTTGTTATTATTCAGATAATCGCAATTTTATTAGCTATAATGGCTTTGGCCTATAGATTGTCAATCCCAAAAACTCCCTTTTTATTGGAATTATTTAATTACATTAAGGTATTTTTAAGATTTGTTGGATTCTGGTTTTTTATTTATGCCATCTTCACAGCACTAGCAGCTACACTCGCTGTTTTCCGAACTGCTACTTGGTATGAACGAATTTCTAAAGAATCCACTTGTTCTGCTCTTGAGAAAGTGAAGAATGGCATTCCTATGGAGCAAGCGGCGAAGGAAGAAGGAGTTGAGTTTTCAACCCTTTACCGGGTTTCCAACCAAAAAGATGAAAAAAATCAACCATGAGTTAACTCTCTTCACCTCTTCTTCTCCATCTCCTCCACCAACTGCTGGACCACCGTCTTATCAGCGTCTCCGCTTTCTCCCCGGTCCTTCATGTTCTGGGAGCGGCGCTCGATCTCTTCCCGCGCCGAGCCTCCCGGAAATCGGGTGGCAAGTCTCTTTCTGGCCTCCACAGGCCCCAGAAGTCGATAAAGCTCATCTCTCAGAACCGCGTCCTGGGAGGTCGTCGAAAACGCCCACAGCTCGATCGGCCCCAAGGTGTTTGTGACGAACTGCTGGAACGTCCCCCGGTTCGTCACCATCCGGGCAATCAGATTAGCGCCGGCTTTGGACGGGGACCCTATCTTCTCCATTGCCCCCAGCACGCTCTCCGAGAATCCGAAGATCTTTCCCGCCTTGTCGATCGCCTGCTTCGTGGCCGCTCCCAGGATCCAGACCGAGGTGGAGAGATCCACCATCGTCTCGTCGAAATCGTTGATCGACTGGGAGAAGAGGGCAATCTGGATTCCTCTTTTGCGGCCTTCCCGGATGTCTGTCATGACCTGCGTCCGCACAAGGGGTGCCGCGTCGGTGCGGTGGAACTCGTCGAAGACCAGGCGCTTGGCGTCCTCTTTCAGATCCCGAGCCCTGTCGAGATGAAAGGCCTTGTAGCGGTCCGGGGCCAGGACTGCTTCTTCCGCGTCCAGGAAAAAGTCCCGGACGAGCATGTATCGTCCCAGGAGATACATGACAGCCGTCTGGCGGGCGGCCGGTCCCGAACCTTTTGGACAGACCGCATCGAGATCCAGCGCCACCACCCGGGCCTCTCCCAGGTCGAACTTCGTTTCCCCCGCCAGAATCGGGTACTCCCGGATCGCTTCCTGGATCCGTCGCTTGAAATACTCCACCACAGATTCTCCCGTCGGAGTTGTTAACCGATACTCGGAGGTCACCGCAGGATCGCTTGCTATGGACGGGATATCCTTCAGATTCGGAACGGCATGCGTCTGAGCAAGCCATGCTTCCCGGATCCGCCCCTGGTCATAGAGAGCGTCGACGACGTCCCACCAGTAGAGTTTAGGATGCTTCTCGAAAGGGAAGGCGATTTCGGAAAGGGCCTGGTCGACTACGGGATCGATGTGAGGAGCGTATTCCCGGGGAGATGCGTTCGCTTCCCGGTCCTCAAGGGAGGAATACGCCCGATCGACCACGAGGCTGGCGATCCCCGAAACTCCGTCATAAGGGTCATTCGCTCCCAGAGGGGTCGCCAAAAGGCTCAGGAAATTCGCGAGAAACGCCCGGTGTGCCGGAAGAGGGGTGCGGTAGCCCAAGGGCAGGTCGAAAGGATTAACGGAATAATCCGAGCTCATCGTCACCCGGTAATGGGCTGCCAGATGCTTCTTTCCTTCCGGTAGTGCCCCCTTCAGAAGCGATATGAGTCCGGACGACGATGGGCCGATATCGAGGATGGCGATCCGGGGAAGACGCCGGAGACCCGGAAGAAGAGAAAGCGCGAGGTTCAGTGCGTTCGAAAACACGCTCTTTCCGCCGCCGCTAGGAGCAAATCCCAGCTCGATCCAGGAGGATTGAAGGGGAGATCCGGGCTGGAAGGGCAGGATCTTCCCGTCGGGAGAGCGGAGCAGGAGGGCTCCCTTCTCGAACACGCTGGCCGGACGGACAGGAATCGTAGGGGCCACCTCGGAAAGTGGTGCAATCAGGACGGGCGCAACCGACCGGCGAGAAAGTCCCGGAACGGTCGAAACGAGTCCCAGAAAGGGATCTCCCGTTCTGGCGGTTGCCTCCACTCCGCCCCAGGCGTTTAGTGCCTGCTGGAGAATGGAAGCGTTCCGGCGGACCTCTTTCCCGTCTTCTCCCCAGGTGCAGACAGCCATGGAGATTCGTACAACCGGCTGTCCGGCCAGAAAGCGGGCCCGGATGTCTTCCGCACCGGCCAAGATCTGCTTGTTCCGGGCCGAAACGAACGACAGGATCTGGGCGACCACAGGCCGCCAGGAGAGGCTCCCGATTCCGTTCCCCTCGAACCGGAAAAGAATCCTCCATGGGATTTCCCGAAGGTACGAGAACAGTTCCCCGAAGGGAACGGGGGAGAGTTGGGGCATCGTTACGGAGAATGTCCGGATATACCGGTCCCCCAGACGAACGGTTTCGAGATCCAGAACCTCGGCAGGTCGGGGAACGACCTGTTGTGCGACCTGTGGCCACTGGACGCAGTCGATCAGGTCTTCCCCCGGATCCGGGTACCGGACCGGAATTTTGTCTCCGGGAAGTCTTGGCCTCCATTCTTCCGGAGTCACATCCGGATCGACCATGTGGCGAATCTGCCGTAGCGCCGTGTGGCAGTCGAGTGCCCGGACGAGGAAGCCGGTCTGGGAAAGCCCCATTTCGAAATTGGAGACCACCGCCCGGTGCTTTTCCCGGAGACGTGCGAGACCGGCATAAATATCCTGGCCGGCAGAACCTGATCGCCATTTTGAGGATTTCCGTTCGCCGTCGCGTTCAAACTGCCGGTCCTTGATGGCTTCTTTCCGGGAATCGGGAGGCAGAACGTCGGGAGTGGTCCAGACAGCGATAAGGACGGACTCCTGAGCACACCAGTCGGACAGAACCTTTGTCTTTTCATCGAACAGATCCGATAAGTCAAGACCAAGGCGCCCGGAAGTCCGGATCGCCGAATCCAGACTCTCCCGGACCGCCCGTCTGGATTCCAGAGGATCCCGGGAGAAGGACAGCTGGACGATGTGTCCTCCCCGCCCCACCGCCGTATTCAGGACATCGGCGATTTTTCCCACAAGAACGTCGAATTCGGGCCCTCCCACGAGGGACGCCACGCCACCGACGGACAGAAGTGTCACGAGAGAACCGTCCCTGGCCGCCAGGACATACTTCGAGTCTGCCGTTTCGAGTTCTACGAAGGCGCCTGCGGATCGTCCCAGACCGTCCAGAAGACTTCCCGCGATAGATGAACCGATGCTCATTCCCGATTTCTCCATTGTGACGAATTTGTGACGTGACCTTAAACGGAGGGCTTGGAATTTCAATCCGTTTTGATCCGGTTAGACTTTGGCAGACACCGGATAAGTTGTTAAAAAACAAGTATT
Encoded proteins:
- a CDS encoding type I restriction endonuclease subunit R, coding for MTTEKGIEEDLISKLQGLKYTFRPEIRNRSSLESNFRTKFEALNRVNLTDDEFARLLDEITSPDVFISAQRLRSMNSFDRDDGTPLNYTLVNIRDWCKNDYEVVNQLRVNTHSSHHRYDVILLINGVPVVQIELKSLSVTPRRAMQQIVNYKNDPGNGYGSTLLSFIQLFIVSNQTNTSYFANNNARHFSFNAEERFLPVYKFAAEDNRKIDSLDKFAEKFLSKCFLGEMISRYMVLVASEQKLLMMRPYQIYAVKAIVDCIHQRCGNGYIWHTTGSGKTLTSFKASTLLKDNPDIDKCLFVVDRKDLDRQTREEFNRFQEGCVEENTNTETLVSRLLSDDYADKVIVTTIQKLGLALEGSNKRNYRERLSPLRSKRMVFIFDECHRSQFGDNHKAIKEFFPNAQLFGFTGTPIFEANASTQQVDGDQARLRTTNDLFQRCLHQYTITHAIDDENVLRFHVDYYKPEGKNPPQPGQAMAKEKILETILSKHDTATNSRKFNALLATQSINDAIEYFELFQRLQSAKIIEDSNFIPLNIACVFSPPANGNKDILQIQEALPQEKEDNQEDPEGKKAALERIIADYNVRYGTNHRMSDFDLYYQDVQKRIKDQQFPNLDLPHSQKIDITIVVDMLLTGFDSKYLNTLYVDKNLKYHGLIQAFSRTNRMLNDSKPYGNILDFRRQQNLVEEAIALFSGEKVNNPREIWLVDPAPKVVEKLQTATKQLETFMQSQGLTFTPEDVPNLKGDAARSQFIELFKEVQRMTAKVDQYTDLTNEQIATISRITPPDMLQGFRSQYLETARQLKEKQDKGNANPKVNEIDFKFVLFASAVIDYDYIMNLIARLTQQKPGKQTMTREQLIGLIQSDSKFLDDRDDLADYIRSLPVAQALDENQIREGFDRFKAEKKAEVLSDLAIQHGLDSQALQDFIDEVLRRRIFDGERLSELFAPQNLGWKSRIQKELALMEELAPLLRKLAHGREISGLEAYEQ
- a CDS encoding restriction endonuclease subunit S, coding for MKRPLVPRLRFPEFREAEEWQSPSLGEISEPVEERVGDQQLTPVSISAGIGFVPQYQKFGRDISGNQYQLYTVVRDGNFVYNKGNSLKYPQGCVYDLQGWGEVAAPNVFICFQLKDGFENSFFRQCFEKNAHGIQLRKHITSGARSNGLLNISKKDFYDIRIPTPEHAEQQKIADCLSSLDEMITLEAKKLEALKTHKKGLMQQLFPRAGETVPRLRFPEFREAGEWEEKTISEIGELLGGLSAKSAEDFGQGSPFVTYRQIFNSTYIDMKECRRVRVEKNETQNKLQQGDILFTASSETPDEVGVASVILAEPEVETYLNSFCFALRAYNYNSLNGQFSRYLFHSPSYRKSVTDIAQGSTRFNISKSTFRQIRIAITKDKKEQQKIADSLSSLDDLITLETKKLEALKTHKKGLMQQLFPVLEDEE
- a CDS encoding AAA family ATPase, whose amino-acid sequence is MKESQPFNDLSALAKDLRQELEKKKIILLYAYNGTGKTRLSMAFKDLGKKTNDDDETIDRDTLYFNAFTEDLFQWDNDLDGDSDRQLVLNAASYFFAGLAELEMETRIRPLLERYADFDFSIDTEKWEVFFSRRVDGQILNNIKVSRGEENIFVWCFFLAIAQLAMDPEIEAYRWVKYLYIDDPISSLDEQNAIGVANHLAQLLKHENSHLKTVISTHHTLFFNVLSNELKNARKYFLQKPATSSNYILREETSDTPFFHHVAALTELYQAAQEDRLFTHHFNMLRVILEKTASFHGHKNFSACIKKQDDDQDGILHARLINILSHGNYSLYEPKQMLEENKQHFRKILYDFLNRYPFNPDFFPKASEETDTL
- a CDS encoding type I restriction-modification system subunit M, with the translated sequence MTDIERQQLGKTLWNIADQLRGAMNADDFRDYMLAFLFLRYLSDNYEEAASKELGPDYPSLSSGDRRAPLAVWYEQNHNDTPKFETQMRRKVHYVIRPEYLWSSMAEMARTQSGELLNTLQKGFNYIENESFNSTFHGLFSEIGLTSDKLGKTYPERNAKLCKIISEIAKGLSEFSTDSDTLGDAYEYLIGQFAAGSGKKAGEFYTPQQISSILSGIVTLDSQDPSTGKRNHLESVLDFACGSGSLLLNVRHRMGPHGIGKIYGQEKNITTYNLARMNMLLHGVKDSEFEIFHGDTLTNEWDFLRETNPAKVPKFDAVVANPPFSYHWDVTDAVGDDVRFKNYGLAPKSAADFAFLLHGFHFLKPDGVMAIILPHGVLFRGGAEARIRTKLLKDGNIDSIIGLPANLFYSTGIPVCILVLKKCKKPDDVLFINAADHYEKGKRQNRLRPEDIDKILETYQKRTEEARYSRRVSMEEIEGNDFNLNISRYVSTAQEEEGIDLGAVNSELISLEKKIEAAARRHNEFLKELGLPLLP
- a CDS encoding DUF4747 family protein: MRKAKDRNISISIINIAVSPPHEASRYVQLMQDALELKNPVNLKGDWVGMIGVIAAEEERTENSVRFLCGKFYKYIDLISTKKWFNIKEFKPAQKNEIESIQIPDELKPHFQESFFVFLIEHHRLFFITKNGQNSFSPFQANKVLSSVFSRPEILTKYENVSITVEPARESLDNILTLPQLHTLKIEITPPNPDDLGEDEKEIFGRMHDQNARSYSVELSAATKNGLIPDEKTRKIAKVAQSNGMVTGIGGEYGNTNTLSTSQHPYYAKTSFNPEHENIFNVLVKKAIDIWSNINSKE